A DNA window from Leptolyngbya sp. KIOST-1 contains the following coding sequences:
- the groL gene encoding chaperonin GroEL (60 kDa chaperone family; promotes refolding of misfolded polypeptides especially under stressful conditions; forms two stacked rings of heptamers to form a barrel-shaped 14mer; ends can be capped by GroES; misfolded proteins enter the barrel where they are refolded when GroES binds) yields the protein MAKTITYNEDARRALERGFDMLAEAVAVTLGPKGRNVVLEKKYGAPQIINDGITIAKEIELEDHIENTAVSLLRQAASKTNDAAGDGTTTATVLGHAIVKEGLRNVAAGANAISLKRGIDKATAFLVEKIAEHARPVGDSKSIAQVGSISAGNDDEVGQMIADAMDKVGREGVISLEEGKSMTTELEVTEGMRFDKGYLSPYFVTDTERMEAVLEDPYILLTDKKIALVQDLVPVLEQVARSGKPLMIIAEDIEKEALATLVVNRMRGVLNVAAVKAPGFGDRRKAMLEDIAVLTGGQVISEDTGLKLDNVKVDMLGSARRITITKDTTTVVAEGNEKDVKARCEQIRRQIDETDSTYDKEKLQERLAKLSGGVAVIKVGAATETEMKDRKLRLEDAINATKAAVEEGIVPGGGTTLAHLAPQLEAWASDNLSGEELLGAQIVTRALTAPLSRIAENAGFNGAVIVEQVKEKDFTVGYDAANNQFVDMFEAGIVDPAKVTRSGLQNAASIASMVLTTECIVVDKPEPKAPAAGAGAGMGGDFDY from the coding sequence ATGGCTAAAACCATCACCTATAACGAAGACGCCCGTCGCGCCCTAGAGCGTGGCTTTGACATGTTGGCCGAAGCCGTGGCCGTCACCCTCGGCCCCAAAGGTCGCAACGTGGTGCTAGAGAAAAAGTATGGTGCCCCCCAGATCATCAACGACGGCATCACCATCGCCAAAGAAATTGAGCTAGAAGATCATATTGAAAATACCGCTGTGTCCCTGCTGCGCCAGGCCGCCAGCAAGACCAACGACGCCGCGGGCGACGGCACCACCACCGCTACGGTGCTGGGCCACGCCATTGTCAAAGAAGGGCTGCGCAACGTCGCCGCTGGGGCCAACGCCATTTCCCTCAAGCGCGGCATCGACAAAGCCACCGCCTTCCTGGTCGAAAAAATTGCTGAGCACGCCCGCCCCGTGGGCGATTCCAAGTCTATCGCCCAGGTGGGTTCTATCTCCGCTGGTAACGACGACGAAGTCGGTCAGATGATCGCCGACGCCATGGACAAAGTCGGTCGCGAGGGCGTCATTTCCCTCGAAGAGGGCAAATCCATGACCACCGAACTGGAGGTCACCGAAGGCATGCGCTTCGACAAGGGCTACCTGTCCCCCTACTTCGTCACCGACACCGAGCGCATGGAAGCGGTGCTGGAGGACCCCTACATTCTGCTCACCGACAAGAAAATCGCCCTGGTGCAGGACCTGGTGCCCGTGCTCGAGCAGGTGGCCCGTTCCGGCAAGCCCCTGATGATCATCGCCGAAGACATTGAGAAAGAGGCCCTGGCCACCCTGGTGGTGAACCGCATGCGCGGCGTGCTGAATGTGGCCGCTGTGAAAGCGCCTGGGTTTGGCGATCGCCGCAAGGCCATGCTCGAAGACATCGCTGTGCTGACTGGCGGCCAGGTGATTTCTGAAGACACCGGCCTCAAGCTCGACAATGTGAAGGTGGATATGCTGGGCAGCGCCCGCCGCATCACCATCACCAAGGACACCACCACCGTGGTCGCCGAGGGCAACGAGAAGGATGTCAAGGCCCGCTGCGAGCAAATCCGCCGCCAGATCGACGAAACCGACTCCACCTACGACAAAGAGAAGCTCCAGGAGCGCCTGGCCAAGCTCTCCGGCGGGGTAGCCGTGATCAAAGTCGGGGCCGCCACCGAAACCGAGATGAAGGACCGCAAGCTGCGCCTCGAAGACGCTATCAACGCCACTAAGGCTGCCGTAGAAGAGGGCATCGTCCCCGGCGGCGGCACCACCCTGGCCCACCTGGCACCCCAGCTCGAAGCCTGGGCCAGCGACAACCTCAGCGGCGAAGAGCTGCTCGGTGCCCAGATCGTCACCCGCGCCCTGACGGCCCCCCTCAGCCGCATCGCTGAGAATGCGGGCTTCAATGGCGCGGTGATCGTCGAGCAGGTGAAGGAGAAGGACTTCACCGTCGGCTACGACGCGGCCAACAACCAGTTCGTCGATATGTTCGAGGCTGGCATTGTCGATCCGGCTAAGGTGACCCGCTCCGGTCTGCAAAACGCCGCTTCCATCGCCTCCATGGTGCTGACCACCGAGTGCATCGTGGTCGACAAGCCCGAGCCCAAGGCTCCCGCCGCTGGCGCTGGCGCTGGCATGGGCGGCGACTTCGACTACTAA
- the groES gene encoding co-chaperone GroES — translation MAAVTLSVSTVKPLGDRILVKVSAAEEKTAGGILLPDTAKEKPQVGEVVQVGPGKRSDDGAFQTVEVKVGDKVLYSKYAGTDIKLGTDDYVLLRESDILAALA, via the coding sequence ATGGCAGCTGTCACCCTGAGTGTGTCAACTGTTAAACCCCTGGGCGATCGCATTTTGGTCAAAGTCAGCGCCGCCGAAGAGAAAACCGCTGGTGGCATTCTGCTGCCCGACACCGCTAAGGAAAAGCCCCAGGTGGGCGAAGTGGTGCAGGTCGGCCCCGGCAAGCGCAGCGACGACGGTGCCTTCCAGACCGTGGAAGTCAAAGTCGGCGACAAGGTGCTCTACTCCAAGTACGCTGGCACCGACATCAAGCTTGGCACCGACGACTACGTGCTGCTGCGCGAGTCCGACATCCTCGCCGCCCTGGCCTAA